The nucleotide sequence TATATATAGGAGGGCAGTTCCTGAACACTGCTCGCTTCGGCACGCAAGCCATAACCAGCATTGGCACCTACGACTTATTTGTAGCCAAGCTCACGGATGCTGGCTCCACTGCTAGCTTTCTGTGGGCCGAACGGGCCGGCAGTCCTACCAGCGACGCAATTAGCGCCTTGGCCGTGCAGGGCACCAGCGTATATGTAGCTGGCAGCTTCCGGGGCCCCACGGCTTCTTTCGGAAACAGCACCCTGGCCAACGCCGGAAATTCTGATGCCTTTGTGGCCAAGCTGGTTGACGCAGGAGCATCAGCTAGTTTCACCTGGGCTCAGGGGGCGGGCGGTACTGGCGCCGACCGGGCTACTGCCCTTGCCGTCAACAACTCGAACGTGTACGTCACCGGGCATTTCGGCCAGAGTGGAGCGGCTGCCAGCTTCGGAGCAACCACCCTCACGAGTGCCGGGGGCGCTGATGTGTTTGTAGCCAAGCTGACCGAGACTGTCAACGGGGCCAGCTTTGTTTGGGTGCAGCAGGCCGGTGGGCTGCAAGATGAATCGGTGAATGCTATTGCCGTACAGGGCAGCAGCGTGTACGTGGCCGGCGGTTTCACTAGCGCTATCGTGCGGTTGGGCAATACCACAATCATCAACAGAAACACCAACCTCACCAGTGACGTGTTTGCCGCCAAGCTCTCGGATGCCGGGCGAACGGGCAGCTTCACCTGGGTACAACAAGCTGGGGGAGAAGGTGATGATGCAGCTTCTGGCGTGGTACTCAGTGGCACCAGCGTATACGTGGCAGGCTATGTGGTAGCGCCGGCTACGTTCGGCAACCAAACTATTTCCAACTCTAGCAACGCAGGTGTCGGCTTTCTAGCGGCTCTCACCGATATGGCGCTGCCCACGAAGAGTTCTTCTCTAACAGCGCTAGCGGGTATGAGCATCTACCCGAATCCGGCGCACACCCACACCACGGTTGTAGTACCAGCGGTGTCTGGCGTCACGCAAGCTACGGTTACCCTTTCTGATGTAGTGGGCCGCACTGTGCGCACGCAAAACCTGCGCCTGGCAACCACTGGCACCAAAGCCGATGTTTCCCTGGAGGATTTGAAGCCGGGCCTGTATCGGGTGCAAGTGCAAGCAGGAAGTGAAACCATCACCCGCTCGCTTGCTATAAACTAAGCTCGCCGCAACGCATAAGCCACGGCCCCATCTGCAGAGAGAAAGTAGCTAGGTAGCGCCAGGTGTAGCAGAGTCTACTTGTTAGCTAACCATGCTTTGGCGGCTTCCAACGGTTGGGTGGTAGGCTTAAGCAACAACGGCAGTTCCAACTCTTGCCACTCGCCGACACCGCTGGGCTTATTCCCCAACGATTGCGAGTTGGCAAACCCAATCAACCTTTGGTCGTCCCCTATCTGGCACCAGAGCGCCACTCCCGTCGGGCTTTGAGTTTCAGCCTTACTTCGCCCGGAACGACCAGGTGATTCGAAACGTAGCCACCACGTCGCCCACCTCATCGACGCCCGTGCTGGTACACACCACCGTGCGGCCTTCCCCGGTGACGCGGCTGTCGGCAATGGCTTGGGCGATGTGCGGCCCATCGGCGCAGGTGAAGGCAATAAGTCCCACGGCTTTCTTGGTGAAGTCTGCCTCCAGTCCTACCACCAGCATGGATACTCGCCCAGCACCTTGGGTGTACATCATGGCGAGCATGCCGCTTGCCATTTCGGCCGCCATGCTCAAGCACGCGAAGTAGATGCTGCGGAAGGGGTTTTTAGTTAGATACTTGAACGGCACCGTAATAACTGCTCGCTCGGGCGTAACCTCGCGCAGCCGTAGTCCTGCCAGATAAGCCATCGGCAAGCTCCGTAGCATAAACAGCCGGAGCTTCAGCGGATTGGAAATAGTGCGCCGAAAGGCGGCAGCAGCAGGCGTATCAAGGGTGGCGGGCGTCATAGGACAGGGAAGACAGGTAGTAGCGAGTATGAGTGAATGTAGCACGAAGCCTCCGCTTCGCATAGCACATGGCCCAGAGGAAGCTGCAGCAACGCATCAGCCCAGCCACCACTCGCTGACGCCAACAGGTCTTACAACAGAGCAATACCTTTTTCACCTGACTTGTCCCACAAGCTAGAGCGTGTGGATAACCGGTGCAAAGTTCCTTGTGCTTCGATAAGCCGCCAAGTAAAGCAGGACGGACTTTTGACTGGGAGCCAACCTTCGGCCAACTACCTACTTAGGCCAGGTCTAGCGAGATGCCGGTTTCTTGCGTTTAGCGGGTGTGGCGGCCGGGTACACCGTTAGCTCTCGGTAGCCAAATGTAGCGTCGGGCTCTCGCCGAAAATCCAGTTCTTCCAATACCCCTATCACCAGTTCGGCGGTGGTGTACACCAGGTTGCCATCGAGCAGGTGCCCGCCGATGGTACGCCCCGTGGAATCCGATACGGCCAGATGGAGGTGCCCGCCATTGGTGGATAGCGTCCCGACCAAGGATACAATTTCGAAATGCCCGTGGTACACCGTCGGTTGTTCTTGGTTGGCGAGGCGCAACGTGGCTTGCGTCAAGCTTCCCACGCAGGTAACCATCGCGCCCGCCCGAATCTGGTGTTGCTCCACGAAAGCATTGATTTCTCGGCGTAAGTCCTGCCCCG is from Hymenobacter tibetensis and encodes:
- a CDS encoding T9SS type A sorting domain-containing protein, whose protein sequence is MNATLTYATFMPRFFYTQLGVLCTLLLLLIASPQAQAQAPAWQPVVMGNQISNASYSNINATTTDASGNVYSTGYFRGVAHFGSITLTSAGSYDAFVVKWSPTAGYVWAQRMGGAANEVATAVAVNGTSVYVAGTFEGPVVQFGATTLTNNYRAGEYDMFVTKLTDAGSSSSFSWTKQAGGSGYDQITALAVSGTSVYIGGQFLNTARFGTQAITSIGTYDLFVAKLTDAGSTASFLWAERAGSPTSDAISALAVQGTSVYVAGSFRGPTASFGNSTLANAGNSDAFVAKLVDAGASASFTWAQGAGGTGADRATALAVNNSNVYVTGHFGQSGAAASFGATTLTSAGGADVFVAKLTETVNGASFVWVQQAGGLQDESVNAIAVQGSSVYVAGGFTSAIVRLGNTTIINRNTNLTSDVFAAKLSDAGRTGSFTWVQQAGGEGDDAASGVVLSGTSVYVAGYVVAPATFGNQTISNSSNAGVGFLAALTDMALPTKSSSLTALAGMSIYPNPAHTHTTVVVPAVSGVTQATVTLSDVVGRTVRTQNLRLATTGTKADVSLEDLKPGLYRVQVQAGSETITRSLAIN
- a CDS encoding PaaI family thioesterase, yielding MTPATLDTPAAAAFRRTISNPLKLRLFMLRSLPMAYLAGLRLREVTPERAVITVPFKYLTKNPFRSIYFACLSMAAEMASGMLAMMYTQGAGRVSMLVVGLEADFTKKAVGLIAFTCADGPHIAQAIADSRVTGEGRTVVCTSTGVDEVGDVVATFRITWSFRAK
- a CDS encoding PPC domain-containing DNA-binding protein → MSVTPPASSTMRTYALRLKPGQDLRREINAFVEQHQIRAGAMVTCVGSLTQATLRLANQEQPTVYHGHFEIVSLVGTLSTNGGHLHLAVSDSTGRTIGGHLLDGNLVYTTAELVIGVLEELDFRREPDATFGYRELTVYPAATPAKRKKPASR